A window of Mucilaginibacter paludis DSM 18603 contains these coding sequences:
- a CDS encoding endo-1,4-beta-xylanase: protein MYNKNLKLFLIAALIVTSAKAQKNTPTVKGLKDYYKNYFPIGGAVAVNTLNGANVNLVISQFNSLTPENAMKMGPIHPQENRYNWRDADSIVNFAQAHSLRVRGHNLCWHEQTPYWLFKDSVGGRVTKAVLLKRLHDHINTVVNRYKGKIYAWDVVNEAIDDDSTKFLRNSLWYQICGDDFIIKAFEYAHEADPKAQLFYNDYNTERPQKRDRVYKLLKMLVDRGVPVNGVGIQAHWSVYEPSAQDLRATIEKFSSLGLKVQVTELDVSIYPWEKNPRQLKPGESDKLTPELEQKQLEKYTEVFKIFREYKKVITGVTFWNVCDQYTWLDEYPVKGRKNYPLLFDQNQQPKKAYWSVVDFK, encoded by the coding sequence ATGTATAACAAAAACCTGAAGCTGTTTTTAATTGCAGCACTTATTGTGACATCTGCGAAAGCGCAAAAAAACACCCCCACTGTAAAGGGGTTAAAAGATTATTATAAAAACTATTTCCCTATCGGGGGAGCGGTAGCAGTAAATACGCTAAATGGCGCTAATGTCAACCTTGTCATCTCACAATTTAACAGCCTTACGCCTGAGAACGCCATGAAAATGGGGCCGATCCATCCTCAGGAGAACAGGTATAACTGGCGCGATGCAGATTCGATCGTCAACTTTGCACAGGCGCATAGCCTGCGGGTTCGCGGCCATAATTTATGCTGGCACGAGCAAACACCTTACTGGTTGTTTAAAGATTCGGTAGGTGGCCGGGTTACTAAGGCTGTTTTATTAAAGCGCTTACACGATCATATCAATACCGTTGTGAACCGCTACAAAGGAAAGATCTATGCCTGGGACGTAGTGAACGAAGCCATTGACGACGACAGCACCAAATTTTTGCGTAACTCGTTATGGTACCAGATATGCGGCGACGATTTTATTATCAAAGCTTTTGAATATGCCCACGAAGCCGACCCCAAAGCGCAGTTGTTTTATAATGATTATAATACCGAGCGCCCGCAAAAGCGCGACCGGGTTTATAAATTGCTCAAAATGCTTGTTGACAGGGGAGTGCCCGTTAATGGCGTAGGCATACAGGCTCATTGGTCGGTTTACGAACCATCGGCTCAGGATCTGCGTGCCACTATCGAAAAATTTTCGTCCTTAGGATTAAAGGTTCAGGTTACCGAACTGGATGTGTCGATATACCCCTGGGAGAAAAATCCGCGGCAGCTAAAGCCAGGCGAATCGGATAAGCTTACGCCGGAGCTAGAGCAAAAGCAACTGGAAAAATATACCGAGGTGTTTAAAATATTCCGCGAGTACAAAAAGGTGATCACCGGCGTTACTTTTTGGAACGTATGCGATCAGTATACCTGGCTTGACGAATATCCTGTAAAAGGCAGAAAGAATTATCCACTATTATTCGATCAAAACCAGCAACCTAAAAAAGCTTACTGGAGCGTTGTAGATTTTAAATAG
- a CDS encoding mannonate dehydratase: protein MKNIVVEQKKRFDVARDDVAIPMRPDHGHKILDDFNYDTYPGYSAIGRLKGLAEMRGLEMGIKYTLYQE, encoded by the coding sequence ATGAAGAACATTGTTGTAGAACAAAAGAAACGGTTTGATGTCGCCAGGGATGATGTAGCGATACCGATGCGCCCGGACCATGGCCACAAAATATTGGATGATTTTAATTACGATACTTATCCCGGGTATTCGGCCATTGGCCGTTTGAAAGGCCTTGCCGAAATGCGAGGTTTAGAAATGGGTATTAAGTACACGCTTTATCAAGAATAA
- a CDS encoding mannonate dehydratase, which produces MDEVFTIAEFKEHLARYAETNAAKLKQNLADFLQAIVPEAEKAGIKMCIHPDDPPFPILGLPRVVSTEQDLSDLLNYCPSPSNGITLCTGSLGARADNDLPGIVSRLGENIHFIHLRNVQREPDGGFYEADHLGEAQIYIT; this is translated from the coding sequence ATGGATGAAGTATTTACTATCGCCGAATTTAAGGAACATTTGGCGCGTTACGCCGAAACCAATGCCGCTAAGCTGAAACAGAACTTGGCTGATTTTTTACAGGCTATTGTACCTGAAGCAGAGAAGGCAGGTATTAAAATGTGTATTCATCCTGATGATCCGCCTTTCCCTATTTTGGGTTTGCCCCGTGTAGTATCGACTGAGCAGGACCTTAGCGATCTGCTTAATTATTGCCCTTCACCATCAAACGGGATAACATTATGCACCGGATCGTTAGGTGCCCGTGCGGATAATGATTTGCCTGGTATTGTGAGCCGGCTAGGGGAGAACATCCACTTTATTCACCTGCGCAATGTACAGCGTGAGCCCGATGGCGGTTTTTACGAAGCTGACCATTTAGGTGAAGCACAGATATATATAACGTAA
- the uxuA gene encoding mannonate dehydratase, with amino-acid sequence MFSNLEQTFRWFGPNDPVLSADIRQTGATGIVTALHHIPAGEVWGIEEIDLRKRTIAKAGLSWSVVESLNIHESKKTASIERDEYLAKYINSLKNLGKAGLKTVCYNFMPVLDWSRTNLDYRLTNNASALRYHAPAVAAFDLYILKREGAENDFTTQQKHEARAFLESITADEKTISPILLWPVTMYG; translated from the coding sequence ATGTTCAGCAATTTAGAACAAACCTTTCGCTGGTTCGGTCCTAACGATCCAGTCTTATCGGCGGACATCCGGCAAACGGGCGCGACGGGTATTGTAACGGCTCTGCATCATATACCTGCAGGTGAGGTGTGGGGCATAGAAGAGATCGATCTGCGCAAGCGAACTATCGCCAAAGCGGGCTTAAGCTGGTCGGTAGTGGAGAGCTTAAATATCCACGAAAGCAAAAAAACTGCGAGTATTGAACGCGATGAATATCTGGCAAAATACATTAACAGCTTAAAAAATTTGGGTAAAGCCGGTTTGAAAACCGTTTGCTATAATTTTATGCCCGTGCTGGATTGGTCACGCACCAACCTTGATTACAGGTTGACAAATAATGCTTCGGCGCTGCGTTATCATGCCCCGGCGGTTGCCGCTTTTGATCTTTATATTTTAAAGCGTGAAGGTGCCGAAAACGATTTTACAACACAGCAAAAGCATGAGGCCAGGGCTTTTTTGGAAAGCATTACTGCTGACGAAAAAACTATCTCACCAATACTATTATGGCCGGTTACCATGTATGGATGA
- a CDS encoding GH39 family glycosyl hydrolase, whose translation MYVDIAKTKGVLNHSYRQCVGAGRATEGLRADWQRQLKYIKEECGFEYIRFHGLLGDDMGVYTEDKQGSAIYNWQYIDELFDYLLSIRMKPFVELGFMPAGLASGKQTVFWWKGNITPPKDYYKWDGLIKKLIEHWTERYGHTEVASWYFEVWNEPNLKNLFFSGDQPDYFKLYQRTATAIKAISNDYRVGGPATAGNAWIIEMINFCADSKTPIDFISTHDYGVKQGFLDQSGDIGVIVSQNKAAVYGSMINTKKLIQASVMPNLELHYTEWSSSYTPTDPIHDTYYQAAYILDKIKHASKYVNSMSYWTFTDIFEELGPRSTPFHGGFGLLNYQNIKKPAFYAYQFLNKLGNIELKSKDTSAIACKSANGDVQILMWDFTITHPGDSVNDQIYYKRDNPSKGIEPVKINVSHLARGQYQLDVYKVGYRINDAYSTYFDMQLPSQLSKGQVAAINQKNSGAPIITSKINVAITGSFKAELPMRENDVYLVTLQRLKN comes from the coding sequence ATATATGTAGACATCGCGAAAACTAAAGGTGTGTTAAATCACAGCTATCGCCAATGTGTTGGAGCCGGACGGGCTACTGAAGGCTTGCGTGCTGATTGGCAAAGGCAGTTAAAGTATATTAAAGAAGAATGTGGTTTTGAATACATCCGTTTTCATGGTTTATTAGGCGATGATATGGGCGTTTATACCGAAGATAAACAGGGCAGTGCTATATACAATTGGCAGTATATCGATGAGCTATTTGATTATTTATTGAGTATCAGGATGAAGCCATTTGTTGAACTAGGCTTTATGCCAGCCGGTTTAGCAAGTGGCAAACAGACCGTTTTTTGGTGGAAGGGGAATATAACTCCACCTAAAGATTACTATAAATGGGATGGACTGATAAAAAAATTGATTGAACATTGGACAGAGCGGTACGGACATACCGAAGTAGCAAGCTGGTATTTTGAGGTGTGGAATGAGCCTAACTTAAAAAATTTATTCTTTAGTGGCGATCAGCCGGATTATTTCAAGCTTTATCAGCGAACAGCAACAGCTATAAAAGCTATATCAAATGATTACCGTGTTGGCGGCCCCGCTACCGCAGGTAATGCCTGGATAATAGAGATGATTAATTTTTGCGCGGATAGCAAAACTCCAATAGATTTTATAAGTACACATGATTATGGTGTTAAGCAAGGCTTTTTAGATCAAAGCGGAGATATTGGTGTAATCGTGAGCCAAAACAAAGCGGCTGTTTATGGAAGCATGATCAATACTAAGAAACTAATCCAGGCTTCGGTCATGCCAAATCTGGAGCTGCATTATACGGAGTGGAGTTCGTCGTACACTCCAACCGACCCAATACATGATACTTATTACCAGGCCGCTTATATTCTGGACAAAATTAAGCACGCTTCGAAGTATGTTAATTCCATGTCTTACTGGACGTTCACGGATATTTTTGAAGAGCTTGGCCCGCGAAGTACACCTTTTCACGGCGGTTTCGGTTTACTCAATTATCAGAATATTAAGAAACCGGCATTTTATGCCTATCAGTTTTTAAACAAGCTAGGCAACATTGAATTAAAAAGCAAAGATACAAGCGCTATTGCCTGTAAAAGTGCGAACGGTGATGTGCAGATTTTAATGTGGGATTTTACCATCACCCATCCGGGTGATTCAGTTAACGACCAAATTTACTATAAGCGAGATAACCCATCAAAAGGTATTGAACCGGTTAAAATAAATGTTTCGCACCTTGCCCGCGGTCAATATCAGTTAGATGTATATAAGGTGGGTTATCGCATTAACGATGCTTATAGTACCTATTTTGATATGCAGTTGCCAAGCCAGTTAAGCAAAGGGCAGGTGGCGGCTATTAATCAAAAAAATAGTGGTGCGCCAATTATCACCTCGAAAATTAATGTAGCAATAACCGGTTCATTTAAGGCGGAGTTGCCTATGCGGGAAAATGATGTTTATCTTGTTACCTTACAGCGATTAAAAAATTAA
- a CDS encoding LacI family DNA-binding transcriptional regulator: MKNSKSVVTIYDIAKKLNVSAATVSRSLNDFPGVNKSTKKKIVDTAREMGYSSNAFAANLRTKRSNTIGVIVPRLNSSFMSDVIAGIEKVANNSNFNLIISQSLETMKKENNNIQTMFNNRVDGLLVSLAYDTTNIDHFENFIKRDIPVIFFDRIYEHKSCPNIHINNFQAGYDITEHLIKQGCKKIIHITATGVQNVYQERFRGYKSALSNYGIGFSDDMLIINNLSADSGTEAAKQILQLPILPDGIFSANDVCAINCIMALKNAGLKVPQDIAVAGFNNDPSCRIIDPNLTTIDYRGYEMGEVAANLLINHLTNNYDIQLTHSLVLRHELIIRESSLKTGRF, from the coding sequence GTGAAAAATAGCAAAAGTGTAGTTACTATTTATGACATAGCCAAAAAGTTAAATGTTTCGGCAGCTACTGTAAGCAGGAGCCTTAATGATTTTCCAGGTGTTAATAAAAGCACAAAAAAGAAAATTGTAGATACTGCGCGCGAAATGGGTTACAGCTCTAATGCTTTTGCTGCCAATCTGCGCACTAAGCGCAGCAACACAATCGGAGTTATTGTGCCTAGGCTGAACAGTAGCTTCATGTCGGATGTGATTGCCGGTATCGAGAAGGTGGCTAATAATAGCAACTTCAATCTCATCATCAGCCAATCTCTTGAAACTATGAAAAAGGAAAACAACAACATCCAAACCATGTTTAACAATAGAGTTGATGGCTTACTGGTTTCACTGGCTTACGACACCACCAATATCGATCATTTCGAAAATTTCATCAAACGCGATATTCCTGTTATATTTTTTGATCGCATTTACGAACATAAAAGCTGTCCCAACATCCATATCAACAATTTTCAAGCCGGTTACGATATAACCGAACACTTAATAAAACAGGGCTGTAAAAAAATAATACATATTACTGCAACAGGGGTCCAAAATGTCTACCAAGAACGCTTTAGAGGTTACAAGTCTGCCTTGAGCAATTACGGAATTGGCTTTTCCGATGATATGCTCATCATCAACAATCTGAGCGCGGACTCTGGTACCGAAGCGGCTAAACAAATATTGCAATTACCAATATTGCCCGATGGCATTTTTTCGGCGAATGATGTATGCGCCATCAACTGCATTATGGCCCTCAAAAATGCAGGGCTTAAAGTACCGCAGGACATTGCCGTTGCAGGTTTTAATAACGATCCATCCTGTCGTATTATTGACCCTAATTTAACTACGATTGATTACCGGGGTTACGAAATGGGCGAAGTTGCGGCTAATTTGCTCATCAACCATTTAACTAACAATTACGATATACAATTGACGCATAGCCTGGTACTAAGGCACGAACTGATCATCAGGGAATCTTCCCTTAAAACAGGCAGGTTTTAA
- a CDS encoding SDR family NAD(P)-dependent oxidoreductase translates to MTSKIAIVTGGASGLGLAITKRFIASGIKTIMIGRTEENLKIMAAELGSLCTYKVMNMDNQAGIPALIAEIENEYSQIDILVNNAGINLKKDFTEVSDDEFQRVVQTNLNSVFTISREVTKCMLAKGGGCIINISSMAAHYGIPYVIAYTAAKTGIEGMTKAMAVELSPKGIRVNCVAPGFIKTNMSSKALDSDPERKQKVMSRTPMGKLGEPFDIAEAVYFLSSDGAKYITGVILPVDGGNSIGF, encoded by the coding sequence ATGACATCTAAAATTGCAATAGTAACGGGCGGTGCATCTGGCTTGGGCTTGGCCATTACAAAAAGGTTTATCGCGAGCGGTATAAAAACTATTATGATAGGCAGAACCGAAGAAAATCTAAAAATCATGGCCGCTGAATTAGGTTCGCTATGTACCTATAAGGTTATGAATATGGATAATCAGGCAGGCATTCCCGCGTTGATCGCCGAAATTGAAAACGAGTATTCGCAGATTGATATCCTGGTCAATAATGCCGGCATTAACCTTAAAAAGGATTTCACAGAGGTTTCAGACGACGAGTTTCAACGCGTTGTTCAAACTAATCTGAACTCGGTTTTTACCATTAGCCGTGAAGTTACCAAATGCATGCTGGCTAAAGGCGGGGGCTGTATTATCAATATAAGTTCAATGGCTGCACATTATGGCATCCCGTATGTGATTGCCTATACTGCCGCCAAGACCGGAATTGAAGGCATGACGAAAGCCATGGCTGTTGAATTATCTCCAAAAGGTATCCGGGTAAACTGCGTGGCTCCTGGCTTTATCAAAACCAATATGTCGTCTAAAGCATTGGATAGCGATCCCGAGCGCAAACAAAAAGTGATGTCGCGCACGCCGATGGGTAAATTAGGTGAACCTTTCGATATTGCCGAAGCGGTATACTTTCTATCATCTGATGGAGCCAAGTACATTACCGGCGTAATACTGCCCGTTGACGGCGGTAATTCAATAGGGTTTTAA
- a CDS encoding TraM recognition domain-containing protein — protein MNDNKKPDFLILMVLAISLVLIAGEAILFNYHLLNHYSPGDGTISRMLIFIFSKPKFWMKGGLYFRGLFLAVCGAMAYVVTVTGIPDKKSYAPYIMACISMAYILLVRNVYEIASRPLHLILIDVAYLAAVFIFPFALLDIKRQLGEIEGYEFNQNKKLVETATSVNWKTVHGYVNVLNPFRGISIVGGPGAGKSYTLIEPIIEQLLLKNFTAFVYDFKFSTLGDFTYNVLLRKAREQGIKTVPKMFYINFLDVRYSHRCNPIRAQNLNNKALSDEVSTTVLFNLNRSWIQKRGFFEDSAIITFAAMIWWLKKYQDLTGKNVCSLPHAVVFATQLTERIVPILMDDYEVKAAAAPINEALQKGAMEQLAGVMATLQNSVGKLNIKEMFWVMTESDFDLDINNPADPKVVVVGNDDQYKQVFAPALSLYASMISGKINQKGKLPCLFCVDEVPTIFIPKLDNLPNTGRSNKIATVLAMQDYGQLDRDYGKDEARVLKAGLGTVFVGEVADENTAKYASAIFGRRHMKKVSSTYSRNDTSQSISAQMEDLMPTNRIMNLNQGEFVGKVTETGNKSATLATKDEKPDEKIFATKFIVDKDPGYCHKLPKVTVFDDSSEENDLLAMKEKLNSHMLKVTREMEEIVETEYWLAMLKKEIKTRQPALFIRMEMLRNFRAKLLPQVEVIQQAFQLKLVELNNEKKAKEEALAAFQIDPESLTS, from the coding sequence ATGAACGATAATAAGAAACCTGATTTTCTGATCCTGATGGTACTTGCTATTTCACTGGTTTTGATCGCCGGGGAAGCCATATTGTTTAATTACCATCTTCTTAACCATTACAGCCCGGGGGATGGAACCATCTCCCGGATGCTGATTTTTATCTTTTCCAAACCAAAGTTCTGGATGAAAGGGGGCCTTTATTTCAGGGGCCTTTTTTTAGCGGTATGTGGTGCGATGGCCTACGTGGTTACCGTTACCGGTATCCCCGATAAAAAAAGCTATGCACCGTATATCATGGCCTGCATTTCCATGGCTTATATCTTACTGGTCAGAAATGTTTACGAAATAGCCTCCCGTCCTTTGCACCTGATCCTGATCGATGTAGCTTACCTGGCTGCTGTTTTTATATTCCCGTTCGCCTTACTTGATATCAAACGGCAGCTTGGAGAGATCGAAGGATACGAGTTCAACCAAAATAAAAAGCTGGTAGAAACCGCCACGTCGGTCAACTGGAAGACCGTTCATGGTTATGTCAACGTTTTGAACCCCTTCAGGGGGATCAGTATTGTGGGAGGTCCGGGCGCCGGGAAAAGCTATACCCTGATCGAGCCCATCATCGAGCAGCTTTTGCTCAAAAATTTTACAGCTTTCGTTTATGATTTCAAATTTTCTACCCTGGGGGACTTCACCTACAATGTGTTATTACGCAAAGCCAGGGAACAGGGGATCAAAACCGTGCCCAAAATGTTTTATATCAATTTCCTTGACGTCCGCTACTCACACCGGTGTAACCCGATTCGTGCCCAAAATCTGAACAATAAAGCTTTGAGCGATGAAGTATCTACGACCGTACTATTCAACCTTAACCGCAGCTGGATACAGAAAAGAGGTTTTTTTGAAGACAGCGCCATTATCACCTTCGCCGCGATGATCTGGTGGCTGAAAAAGTACCAGGACCTTACCGGTAAAAATGTATGCAGCCTGCCTCATGCGGTGGTTTTCGCGACCCAGTTAACGGAACGGATCGTACCCATCCTCATGGACGACTATGAAGTTAAAGCCGCCGCCGCCCCTATCAATGAAGCTTTGCAAAAGGGGGCAATGGAGCAGTTAGCAGGGGTGATGGCCACACTGCAAAATTCAGTCGGTAAATTGAATATCAAAGAGATGTTCTGGGTCATGACGGAAAGCGACTTTGATCTGGATATCAACAACCCGGCGGATCCGAAGGTGGTGGTCGTGGGGAATGATGATCAGTACAAACAGGTTTTCGCACCGGCGCTTTCCTTATATGCCTCTATGATTTCCGGTAAGATCAATCAGAAGGGTAAATTGCCCTGCCTCTTCTGCGTAGATGAGGTGCCGACGATCTTTATTCCCAAACTGGATAACCTGCCGAATACGGGCAGAAGCAATAAGATCGCCACGGTGCTGGCCATGCAGGATTATGGCCAGTTAGATAGGGATTATGGCAAAGATGAAGCACGCGTCTTAAAAGCGGGCTTAGGGACAGTCTTTGTAGGGGAGGTTGCAGATGAAAACACAGCCAAGTACGCTTCTGCCATTTTTGGTAGACGGCACATGAAAAAAGTTTCATCGACCTATAGCCGTAATGATACCTCGCAATCCATATCTGCGCAAATGGAAGACTTGATGCCGACCAATAGGATAATGAACCTGAACCAGGGCGAATTTGTCGGGAAGGTTACCGAAACCGGGAATAAAAGCGCAACACTCGCTACCAAAGATGAAAAGCCCGATGAAAAGATCTTCGCGACCAAATTCATAGTTGATAAAGATCCGGGATACTGCCACAAGTTACCGAAGGTTACGGTATTTGATGATTCAAGTGAAGAGAATGACCTGCTGGCGATGAAAGAGAAATTGAACAGCCATATGCTGAAAGTAACCCGTGAAATGGAGGAGATCGTTGAAACAGAATACTGGCTGGCCATGCTCAAAAAGGAGATCAAGACCAGGCAGCCTGCTCTTTTCATCCGGATGGAAATGCTCCGGAATTTCAGGGCTAAATTGCTTCCCCAGGTTGAGGTCATCCAACAGGCTTTTCAGCTTAAGCTGGTTGAGCTGAATAATGAAAAAAAGGCAAAGGAAGAGGCCCTAGCAGCATTCCAGATCGACCCTGAATCCCTAACGTCTTGA
- a CDS encoding ATP-binding protein, protein MIIRSLQSTIEERLFKGKAILLFGPRQSGKSTLVEEILRDKDHLYLNGDDADVRDILTNTTATKLRAVVGQKKIVFIDEAQRIPNIGLTLKLFTDQIKDVQVIATGSSAFELSSQVNEPLTGRKYEYMLYPLSFEELVGANGLVQEKRMIEQRMIFGYYPEIVTKVGEEKELLKLLAGSYLYKDLLMLEQVKKPLLLEKLLKALALQVGSEVSFHELGQTIGSDSKTIDKYIDLLEKTFVVFRLPAFSRNVRNEIKKGKKIYFYDCGIRNAIINNFKPLGSRTDTGALWENYVISERMKYLKYHDIDVVSFFWRTNQQQEIDLIEEDGEQLAAYEFKWSSKGTVRFPQTFTDNYPGSKTLVISPDNIEDFLLKHRCFYV, encoded by the coding sequence ATGATTATACGCAGTTTACAAAGTACGATAGAAGAAAGGCTTTTTAAGGGGAAGGCCATTTTGTTATTCGGACCTCGGCAATCGGGTAAGTCAACTTTGGTTGAGGAGATCCTAAGAGACAAGGATCATTTATATTTAAATGGCGATGATGCCGATGTCAGGGATATTTTGACGAATACCACAGCGACAAAACTCAGGGCCGTGGTTGGTCAGAAAAAAATAGTATTCATCGATGAGGCGCAGCGTATCCCTAACATTGGGCTTACCCTGAAATTATTTACCGATCAGATCAAAGATGTTCAGGTCATTGCTACGGGTTCATCCGCGTTTGAGTTGTCAAGCCAGGTCAATGAGCCTTTAACGGGGAGGAAGTATGAATATATGCTTTACCCATTGAGTTTTGAAGAACTGGTCGGGGCGAACGGGCTTGTCCAGGAGAAACGCATGATCGAGCAGCGCATGATCTTCGGGTATTATCCGGAGATCGTGACCAAGGTCGGGGAAGAGAAAGAGCTGTTGAAGTTATTGGCAGGGAGTTATTTGTATAAGGACTTATTGATGCTGGAGCAGGTTAAAAAACCCTTGTTGCTGGAGAAACTTTTGAAGGCGCTCGCCTTGCAGGTAGGAAGTGAGGTGAGTTTTCATGAATTGGGCCAGACGATCGGGAGCGATAGTAAAACCATCGATAAATACATCGACCTGTTGGAAAAGACCTTTGTGGTTTTCAGGTTACCTGCATTCAGCCGCAATGTCAGGAACGAGATCAAAAAGGGAAAGAAGATCTATTTCTATGATTGCGGGATCCGGAACGCCATTATCAATAATTTTAAACCATTAGGTTCAAGGACGGATACGGGTGCGTTATGGGAGAACTATGTGATCTCGGAACGAATGAAATACCTGAAATACCACGATATCGATGTCGTTTCTTTTTTCTGGAGAACCAACCAGCAGCAGGAGATCGATCTGATCGAGGAAGATGGGGAACAGTTGGCCGCTTATGAATTTAAATGGTCGTCTAAAGGAACCGTTCGCTTTCCGCAAACATTTACAGATAATTATCCGGGGTCTAAGACTTTGGTCATATCACCCGATAATATCGAAGACTTCTTATTAAAGCACAGATGTTTTTACGTTTAA
- a CDS encoding GAF domain-containing protein, producing MQLPYLHIFPDPYHEFIRIQKAKIVKLFSALNFSQSQKINDVLKLAAETANVPMVTISLMGKDTQFIKSNIGLDVDEGSRETSFCKYLLDSKEVLVVPDTLVDDRFMNNPAVVSYPDIRFYAGAPLISNAGYHIGSLCVYDQIPHIFTKSRQQILGILATQVMHIMELELAVILADKRINHLANWGTKKASLERKLRAFFERSPLCHTLISPNFRILDFNIAAATFIKDTHDLRLQVGKNIRNYLSKTFRVLFSLYFKKAVGGEHIKQEVLIKNDAGVSKWWEVSLDPVTNEAGQVTSIAYNATNINDRKMQLPEISAQNKALSNIAYIQSHQYRRPVASILGLFELIRADNYQPDRECLILMEKAVNELDLVIKQVVDVAGPHTSKVSA from the coding sequence GTGCAATTGCCTTATTTACACATATTTCCCGATCCGTATCATGAATTTATCAGAATCCAAAAGGCTAAAATAGTCAAACTCTTTAGCGCACTCAATTTTAGTCAAAGTCAAAAGATCAATGATGTTTTAAAACTGGCTGCAGAAACAGCAAACGTACCGATGGTAACGATCTCCCTTATGGGTAAGGACACCCAGTTCATTAAATCAAACATCGGCCTGGATGTTGACGAAGGTAGCCGCGAAACGTCCTTCTGCAAATATCTACTGGACAGTAAAGAGGTACTCGTCGTTCCAGATACATTAGTTGATGATCGCTTTATGAACAACCCTGCCGTGGTAAGTTATCCGGATATTCGATTTTATGCGGGCGCCCCCTTGATCAGCAATGCCGGTTACCATATAGGCTCTCTTTGTGTGTACGACCAGATCCCTCACATATTTACCAAAAGCCGGCAACAGATATTAGGTATCCTTGCGACCCAGGTCATGCATATCATGGAACTGGAGCTTGCAGTTATCCTGGCGGACAAACGCATCAATCATTTGGCCAACTGGGGAACAAAGAAAGCTTCGTTAGAACGGAAACTCAGAGCTTTTTTTGAACGCTCACCGCTCTGCCATACGCTGATCAGCCCTAACTTCAGGATACTCGATTTTAATATCGCAGCAGCAACCTTTATCAAAGATACACACGATCTGCGCTTGCAGGTCGGCAAAAATATCAGGAATTACCTGAGCAAGACATTCAGGGTTCTGTTTAGTTTATATTTTAAAAAGGCTGTTGGCGGGGAGCACATCAAGCAGGAAGTATTGATCAAAAATGATGCAGGTGTTTCCAAGTGGTGGGAAGTTTCCCTGGACCCGGTAACAAATGAGGCTGGTCAAGTTACCAGCATCGCTTACAATGCCACCAATATTAATGATCGAAAGATGCAGTTGCCTGAGATCTCAGCTCAGAACAAAGCGCTATCGAACATCGCCTATATTCAGTCACACCAATACCGAAGACCCGTCGCCTCGATCCTTGGCCTGTTCGAATTGATCAGGGCCGATAATTATCAGCCCGACCGTGAATGTTTAATATTAATGGAAAAAGCCGTCAATGAGCTGGACCTGGTGATCAAGCAAGTGGTTGATGTCGCTGGGCCACACACCTCAAAAGTTTCGGCCTGA
- a CDS encoding Lrp/AsnC family transcriptional regulator: protein MSHQFDQTDMGILQLLQEDARLTHKELAHRLHKSVTPIHIRVRRLQEEGYIKRYAAILNQDKIGKSLTAFTQVQVKEHSQEGLLAFKEEIIKITEVMECYHMTGSFDFLLRIVIRDMKEYNDVLIDKLAKVKDIGHVESFFVISEIKHETAFSLHTKT from the coding sequence ATGAGTCACCAGTTTGACCAAACCGATATGGGTATCTTACAGCTGCTGCAGGAAGATGCGCGGCTTACACACAAGGAGCTGGCACATCGCCTGCACAAATCTGTTACCCCTATTCATATCCGTGTTCGCCGCTTGCAGGAAGAGGGTTACATTAAACGCTATGCTGCCATACTCAACCAGGATAAAATAGGCAAGAGCCTGACAGCTTTCACACAGGTACAGGTCAAAGAACACTCACAAGAGGGCTTGCTTGCGTTTAAAGAAGAGATCATTAAAATAACCGAGGTCATGGAATGTTACCATATGACGGGTTCCTTCGATTTTTTGCTCCGCATCGTGATCCGGGATATGAAAGAATACAATGATGTTCTGATCGACAAGCTGGCCAAGGTAAAAGATATCGGGCACGTAGAAAGCTTTTTTGTCATATCAGAGATCAAGCACGAGACTGCGTTCAGTTTGCATACAAAAACATAG